In Fragaria vesca subsp. vesca unplaced genomic scaffold, FraVesHawaii_1.0 scf0513160_u, whole genome shotgun sequence, a single window of DNA contains:
- the LOC101315117 gene encoding uncharacterized protein LOC101315117 yields the protein MSVSRNDIEFLDKDLIGLEVPHNDALVVSMMVANTKLDKIFCTTGFSHSIIYLSTLERLGISKKDISPQKETLRGNLGEELKSVGKITLNVTAGERPRFRTLVVDFLVMDTPSVYDIIFGAKGLADMRAIASTYHLVIRFWTEAGVGEVRGSQKIARECEKALLEEARRKDPSIKKVAVVM from the coding sequence ATGTCTGTCTCTCGCAATGACATAGAGTTTTTGGATAAGGACTTGATTGGACTTGAAGTCCCGCACAACGATGCACTTGTTGTGAGCATGATGGTGGCTAACACTAAGCTGGACAAGATTTTCTGTACCACAGGCTTCTCCCACAGTATCATTTACCTTTCCACTCTTGAGCGATTGGGGATCAGCAAGAAAGATATTAGCCCCCAGAAAGAGACTCTGAGGGGCAACTTGGGGGAAGAACTCAAGTCAGTGGGAAAAATAACTCTCAATGTCACAGCTGGTGAAAGGCCCCGATTTCGTACACTCGTGGTGGATTTTTTGGTGATGGACACCCCTTCAGTATATGACATCATTTTTGGGGCAAAAGGGTTAGCTGATATGAGGGCAATAGCCTCAACATACCATCTAGTCATCCGCTTCTGGACCGAAGCTGGAGTTGGAGAGGTCAGAGGAAGTCAGAAGATAGCTAGAGAATGTGAGAAGGCTCTCTTGGAAGAAGCAAGGCGCAAGGACCCTTCAATCAAAAAGGTGGCAGTGGTTATGTAG
- the LOC101315405 gene encoding uncharacterized protein LOC101315405: MDDSFRLRADKIFGSLSASLSSSLQPSQSAPWSVAAAEVERRQWRRPSDAPDRDETPCASSFQGEFGIGSSIGMDPTLDFEDEEDEYDKVASGAEAADDVRLFMDDVTRHGSYLNSYNVLVGKDSRANHPAARHRLREDDAQVQNPGSTPVDFTAPRCAKSPEDGGQPKPILKRKDSSSDTKSRKRVRFDPAFVDQSDGEESSGRVQKLGSGLNKTASQVPDYLVNPSRYTCYSFDSRSEVDEGGNTKAFMDYITKTDKDCITQVESSGSEMEDASPQLPKSVTFVPKKKTVDGSTRTLQDAEDDNKQSLNIKGFAVGIAAMVESEISAAEEEDKSEQNAAVLSDSSSKSGRKFRTKSMSDDESDS, encoded by the exons ATGGACGACAGCTTCAGACTCCGCGCCGACAAGATCTTCGGATCCCTCTCCGCCTCGCTCTCGTCTTCTCTCCAACCATCGCAGTCCGCTCCCTGGTccgtcgccgccgccgagGTCGAGCGCCGCCAATGGAGGCGCCCCTCCGACGCCCCCGACCGAGACGAAACCCCCTGTGCGTCGTCGTTTCAGGGCGAATTCGGAATCGGATCTTCCATCGGCATGGATCCTACTCTCGATTTCGAG gatgaggaagatgaataTGACAAGGTGGCATCGGGTGCCGAGGCTGCTGATGATGTTCGTTTGTTTATGGACGACGTTACTCGTCACGGCTCTTATTTGAATTCGTACAATGTGTTGGTTGGTAAGGATTCGCGTGCGAATCACCCAGCTGCAAGGCACCGGCTGAGAGAAGATGATGCTCAAGTTCAGAACCCTGGTTCCACACCCGTGGATTTTACTGCACCCCGGTGTGCGAAATCACCTGAAGATGGTGGTCAGCCGAAGCCTATACTGAAAAGGAAGGACAGTTCCTCGGATACCAAGTCTCGGAAACGTGTTAGGTTTGACCCTGCTTTTGTAGATCAGAGTGATGGTGAAGAATCATCGGGTAGAGTTCAGAAGTTGGGTTCTGGATTAAATAAGACTGCTTCTCAGGTTCCGGATTATTTGGTGAATCCTTCGAGGTATACGTGTTATAGTTTTGATTCAAGAAGTGAAGTCGATGAAGGTGGCAACACCAAGGCGTTTATGGACTACATTACCAAGACGGATAAGGACTGCATTACTCAGGTTGAAAGCTCAGGGTCGGAGATGGAGGATGCTTCACCTCAACTTCCCAAGTCTGTGACTTTTGTTCCAAAGAAGAAGACTGTTGATGGTAGCACTAGAACATTACAGGATGCGGAAGATGACAATAAGCAATCCTTGAATATAAAAGGCTTTGCTGTTGGTATTGCGGCTATGGTAGAAAGTGAAATCAGTGCAGCAGAGGAGGAAGACAAGTCGGAGCAAAATGCAGCTGTTTTGAGTGATAGTTCATCAAAAAGTGGTCGGAAGTTTCGAACCAAGTCAATGTCAGATGATGAGTCTGATTCTTGA
- the LOC101302131 gene encoding dnaJ protein homolog, which yields MTGNNDKYYKILGVSKNASQDDVKKAYKKAAIKTHPDKGGDPEKFKELGQAYEVLSDPKKREIYDQFGEEGLMNEGPGGHPHQQDPFDIFAHFFNRGPRETRERRGKDVAYPLKVSLEDLYNGTTRNLAVSRNRICTKCKGKGSKAGASSTTCGGCQGSGRKVTTRRLGPSMVQQMQECCNECNGAGRTLRAQDRCQQCKGEKVVAEKKSLEVNVEKGMRSGQKITFRGEADEAPGTITGDIVIVVQQKEHPKFKREGDDLIFEHTLSLKEALCGFQFKLKHLDGRQLLIKSEPGQVVKPDQHKAINDEGMPIYSNGFTKGKLYVHFIVEFPNSLNPELCKGLEAVLPSGSGSSQLSDKELDDCEETTLHDVNMEDEMRRKKAKKSQQAYEEEDKEHEHVHGGVPQCAQQ from the coding sequence atgaCGGGGAACAACGACAAATACTATAAGATCCTGGGAGTGTCTAAGAACGCTTCGCAGGACGATGTGAAAAAGGCTTACAAGAAAGCCGCCATCAAGACCCACCCTGATAAGGGCGGCGATCCCGAAAAGTTCAAAGAGTTAGGCCAAGCGTACGAGGTTCTGAGTGATCCAAAGAAACGTGAAATCTATGACCAGTTTGGAGAGGAGGGCCTCATGAATGAAGGACCTGGCGGGCATCCTCATCAACAGGACCCTTTTGATATTTTCGCTCACTTCTTTAATCGCGGCCCGAGGGAGACAAGGGAGAGAAGGGGGAAGGATGTGGCCTATCCCCTCAAGGTTTCTCTTGAAGATCTCTACAATGGCACAACCAGGAACCTTGCTGTCTCACGCAACAGGATCTGCACCAAGTGCAAGGGCAAAGGGTCAAAGGCAGGTGCTTCATCGACAACCTGCGGTGGTTGCCAAGGGAGTGGTAGGAAAGTTACTACACGCCGATTGGGCCCGAGTATGGTGCAGCAAATGCAGGAGTGTTGCAATGAGTGCAACGGCGCTGGGCGCACCCTTAGAGCCCAGGACCGCTGCCAGCAGTGCAAGGGTGAGAAAGTTGTGGCGGAGAAGAAATCATTGGAAGTTAATGTCGAGAAGGGGATGCGAAGCGGGCAGAAGATCACATTCCGCGGTGAGGCAGACGAAGCGCCTGGCACCATCACAGGAGATATTGTCATTGTTGTCCAACAGAAGGAGCACCCCAAGTTTAAGAGAGAGGGGGATGACCTAATATTTGAGCATACCTTGTCCCTAAAGGAGGCACTCTGTGGGTTCCAATTTAAGTTGAAGCATTTGGACGGCAGGCAGCTTCTGATTAAGTCTGAACCAGGACAAGTTGTCAAGCCTGATCAGCACAAGGCTATAAATGATGAAGGCATGCCGATCTACTCGAATGGATTTACGAAGGGTAAGTTGTATGTCCACTTCATTGTTGAGTTCCCAAATTCCCTGAACCCAGAGCTGTGCAAAGGACTAGAGGCTGTGCTTCCTAGCGGGTCTGGTTCGTCGCAGCTTAGTGATAAGGAACTAGATGACTGCGAGGAGACTACGCTGCATGATGTGAACATGGAGGATGAAATGcgaagaaagaaagcaaagaagtCTCAACAGGcatatgaggaagaagataaggAACATGAACATGTGCATGGTGGTGTGCCCCAATGCGCTCAACAATGA
- the LOC101290925 gene encoding uncharacterized protein LOC101290925 has translation MALEFEQDHSQRQLGLAVSVDGDANGGEDGGKAPRLPRWTRQEILVLIRGKRAAESRGGGGRTARSEFGSSSGSGQVEPKWAAVSTYCKKHGVNRGPVQCRKRWSNLAGDFKKIREWEAQRKDETESFWVMRNDLRRERKLPGFFDKEVYDIMEAVAAGGAAPVTIALAPPLMNDEVEKLFDSRQGPTDDGLFSDYEQEESGRSPDKEVTRGKSPGSNTGIPAPLPISEKLFKPVQLCPVQGTAGQKQPPSIPEVGSTSQDRKRKRFAIDGEEETFSLQNQLIEVMERNGKMLADYFEAQNSHSQLDREQRKEHSDSLIAVLNKLADAFMRIADKL, from the exons ATGGCCTTGGAGTTCGAGCAGGACCATAGCCAGCGGCAGTTGGGTCTCGCCGTCAGCGTTGACGGCGACGCTAACGGCGGGGAAGACGGCGGCAAGGCGCCGAGGCTGCCGCGGTGGACGCGGCAGGAGATTCTGGTGCTGATAAGGGGGAAGAGGGCGGCGGAGAGCCGCGGCGGAGGAGGGAGGACGGCGAGGTCGGAGTTCGGGTCGTCGTCGGGTTCGGGTCAGGTGGAGCCGAAATGGGCGGCGGTGTCGACGTACTGCAAGAAGCATGGGGTGAACCGGGGGCCGGTGCAGTGCCGGAAGAGGTGGAGCAACCTGGCCGGAGACTTTAAGAAGATCAGGGAGTGGGAGGCGCAGAGGAAAGACGAAACGGAGTCGTTTTGGGTGATGAGGAATGATTtgaggagggagaggaagCTTCCCGGGTTTTTTGATAAGGAAGTTTATGATATTATGGAGGCTGTTGCGGCGGGAGGGGCGGCGCCGGTTACGATCGCGTTGGCGCCGCCGTTGATGAACGACGAGGTGGAGAAGCTGTTTGACAGCAGGCAGGGGCCCACTGACGACGGGTTGTTTTCGGATTACGAGCAGGAGGAGTCGGGTCGGAGCCCCGATAAGGAAGTGACCCGGGGGAAAAGTCCGGGGAGTAACACCGGGATTCCGGCGCCTTTGCCAATATCGG AGAAGCTGTTCAAACCAGTACAACTGTGCCCAGTACAAG GTACAGCAGGCCAAAAACAGCCACCTTCAATTCCCGAGGTGGGTTCTACTTCTCAAGACCGGAAAAGGAAGCGCTTTGCAATAGATGGAGAGGAGGAAACATTCAGTTTGCAGAATCAGTTGATTGAGGTCATGGAAAGAAATGGTAAAATGCTGGCTGACTACTTTGAGGCTCAGAATTCACATTCACAACTGGATAGGGAGCAGAGAAAAGAACATTCTGATAGCTTAATTGCTGTTCTTAACAAGCTTGCAGATGCTTTCATGAGAATCGCCGATAAGTTGTAG
- the LOC101302421 gene encoding putative laccase-9-like: MISQKGQNTIPPLTKILGLLFLTILFLLVVHGEVHHYEFVVREKNFTRLCETKSMLVVNDSFPGPEIRVHRGDTVYVNVHNQGYYGFTIHWHGVRQPRNPWSDGPEYITQCPISPGTNFTYEVILSEEEGTLWWHAHSDWTRASVHGAIVILPAVGTTFPFPLPDEDETIVLASWYKGDLKAVVDTAMETGSDLPSSDAYTINGQPGDLCPCSSETTYRRKIDYGKTYLLRIVNANLNAEVFFAIAQHNLTVVGLDGAYIKPISTSYIITLPGQTMDVLFEAKQPLGQYYMAARIYWTEDAEVDNFDHENATAIFEYNGNYTSPTSPSFPSTLPSYLDYFGALKFTDQIKSLATPAYPVNVPVNISTKMYIVVSMNSLSCEHSGCDSDQQIATSLNNISWANPGIDVLQAYYRNLSGVYTTDFPEQPLSYYNFTDVSFDPEIVFTDQARRVKVLNYNESVEIVFQGTNVLDHSMSHPMHLHGYSFYVVGYGFGNYDNVTDPKRFNLVDPPQVTTFAIPRKGWLAIRFTANNPGVWFWHCHFEKHLSWGMNAAFIVKNGGTPETSIRDPPTYMPPCRVLLNSHVQDFDANTVKQ, from the exons ATGATATCCCAAAAAGGCCAAAATACCATACCTCCATTGACAAAGATTTTAGGCCTTCTCTTTCTTACTATTCTGTTCTTGTTGGTGGTTCATGGCGAGGTGCATCACTATGAATTTGTT GTTAGGGAGAAAAACTTCACTAGGCTATGTGAAACAAAGAGCATGCTAGTCGTGAATGACAGCTTTCCAGGTCCGGAGATACGAGTTCACAGAGGAGACACAGTTTATGTTAATGTTCATAACCAAGGATATTATGGTTTCACTATTCACTg GCATGGAGTGAGACAGCCCAGAAATCCATGGTCAGATGGTCCAGAATATATAACACAATGTCCAATTTCGCCCGGGACTAATTTTACTTATGAAGTCATATTGTCTGAAGAAGAGGGAACTCTATGGTGGCATGCTCATAGTGATTGGACAAGAGCGTCAGTTCATGGTGCCATTGTTATCTTACCTGCTGTTGGAACCACATTTCCATTTCCTCTACCAGATGAAGATGAGACCATTGTGTTGG CCTCTTGGTACAAGGGAGATTTGAAAGCAGTGGTTGATACGGCTATGGAAACTGGTAGCGATTTACCCTCTTCTGATGCTTACACTATAAATGGCCAACCAGGGGATCTTTGTCCATGCTCCAgtg AAACAACTTATCGCCGTAAGATAGATTACGGCAAGACCTaccttcttcggatagtgaaTGCAAACTTGAATGCAGAAGTCTTCTTTGCAATTGCTCAACACAATCTTACAGTGGTAGGCCTTGATGGAGCTTATATAAAACCCATAAGCACATCTTACATAATCACACTTCCAGGACAAACAATGGATGTCCTATTCGAAGCAAAACAGCCTCTTGGCCAATATTACATGGCTGCTCGGATATATTGGACTGAGGATGCTGAAGTTGATAATTTTGACCATGAAAATGCTACTGCCATCTTTGAATACAACGGCAACTATACCTCCCCAACATCTCCTTCTTTTCCAAGTACCCTTCCCTCATATTTGGATTATTTTGGAgcattgaagtttactgaccaaATTAAAAGCCTAGCGACTCCTGCATACCCTGTCAATGTACCAGTGAACATTTCTACCAAAATGTATATAGTAGTGTCGATGAATTCCCTATCCTGCGAACATTCTGGATGCGATTCTGATCAACAAATCGCTACAAGCCTAAACAATATCAGTTGGGCAAACCCCGGAATAGATGTTTTGCAGGCATACTACAG AAACCTAAGTGGAGTTTATACAACAGATTTTCCAGAGCAGCCGCTTTCGTACTATAACTTCACAGATGTAAGTTTTGATCCAGAAATTGTGTTCACAGACCAAGCGAGAAGAGTAAAGGTGTTGAATTACAACGAATCGGTTGAGATTGTTTTTCAAGGCACCAATGTGCTAGATCATTCCATGAGTCATCCCATGCATTTGCATGGCTATAGCTTCTACGTGGTCGGATATGGTTTTGGGAATTATGACAATGTGACTGACCCGAAACGATTTAACTTGGTTGATCCTCCTCAAGTAACTACTTTCGCGATTCCAAGGAAGGGATGGTTGGCCATCAGATTTACTGCAAATAATCCTG gtGTTTGGTTTTGGCATTGTCATTTCGAAAAACACTTAAGTTGGGGAATGAATGCTGCGTTTATAGTGAAGAATGGGGGAACTCCGGAGACTAGCATCCGCGATCCCCCAACCTACATGCCTCCATGCAGAGTTTTGTTAAATTCTCACGTCCAAGATTTTGATGCAAATACGGTGAAGCAGTAA